One Gammaproteobacteria bacterium genomic region harbors:
- the istB gene encoding IS21-like element helper ATPase IstB, whose protein sequence is MQEHLHTLIDLLRLKGMAACLDQVLSEAQHNGTALQEVLTTLLENEYQDRMGRALKSRIKNAKMPWDWSIDTFPFKQQPDINKSQIMSLTKLDFIKRFENVTLIGNPGTGKTGIAISLLRSALINGYRGRFYSAQDLLNELYASLADRTTSSLLNTIVSYDIIVIDELGYLTLTTEQINIFFKLIDMRYHKKSTIITTNLDYPQWYEVFQNKALVDAMLDRFKHYCTTIYIKGTSLRVPTQTEKTRSTKQQTKPVKTQVTQESGEIL, encoded by the coding sequence ATGCAAGAACATCTTCATACTCTCATTGATCTATTACGACTGAAAGGAATGGCTGCCTGCTTGGATCAGGTGCTCTCCGAGGCCCAGCACAATGGAACTGCCCTTCAAGAGGTTCTCACCACCTTATTAGAGAATGAATACCAAGATAGGATGGGACGTGCTTTGAAGAGTCGGATCAAAAATGCCAAGATGCCATGGGATTGGAGCATTGATACATTCCCCTTTAAACAGCAGCCTGATATCAACAAGTCACAAATCATGTCACTGACTAAGCTGGATTTTATCAAGCGATTTGAAAACGTCACGTTGATTGGTAACCCTGGTACTGGAAAAACCGGGATTGCCATTAGCTTATTGCGCTCAGCACTGATCAATGGTTATCGTGGCCGCTTCTATAGCGCACAGGATTTGCTCAACGAGCTATATGCCTCGCTAGCCGACAGGACAACATCAAGCCTCCTCAACACAATAGTGTCATATGATATCATCGTTATCGACGAACTGGGCTATTTAACGCTTACAACAGAACAGATTAATATCTTTTTTAAGCTAATCGATATGCGTTATCACAAAAAATCAACCATCATTACCACCAACTTGGATTATCCACAGTGGTACGAAGTCTTTCAAAATAAGGCGTTGGTTGATGCGATGCTTGATCGCTTCAAGCATTACTGCACCACCATCTATATCAAGGGCACGAGTCTAAGAGTGCCTACACAAACAGAAAAAACAAGATCGACAAAACAACAGACCAAGCCGGTTAAAACTCAAGTAACCCAAGAATCAGGAGAAATATTATGA